Proteins from a genomic interval of Dama dama isolate Ldn47 chromosome 1, ASM3311817v1, whole genome shotgun sequence:
- the LOC133056593 gene encoding olfactory receptor 5AK2-like has translation MEQNNGSEVAEFILLGFAGQPKYWHIFFTVFLVIYVATLVGNIGMILLIKIDSSLHTPMYFFLQNLAFVDLCYASAITPKMLQNFVGTKKPISFIGCMVQLLVYGAFITSDCYILAAMAVDRYVAICNPLHYPAVMSWRACIQLLIGSYFMGFLNACVNVSFTFSLNFCKSNEINHFFCDAPPILALSCSNIYFNVMVLAAFVGFNLTFTVSVVIFSYIIILSAILKISSAARRKKAFSTCASHLTAVTIFCGTLSYMYLHHHTTGSQEQEKMAAVFYGVMIPMLNPLIYSLRNQDVREALKGI, from the coding sequence ATGGAACAGAACAATGGCTCTGAAGTAGCTGAATTCATTCTCCTGGGATTCGCTGGTCAACCCAAGTACTGGCATATCTTCTTCACAGTATTTCTAGTGATCTATGTGGCCACCCTGGTGGGTAACATTGGCATGATCCTCCTCATCAAGATTGACTCTTCCcttcacacccccatgtactttttcctccaAAACTTGGCTTTTGTTGATCTTTGTTATGCCTCTGCTATCACGCCCAAAATGTTGCAGAATTTTGTGGGCACAAAAAAACCCATCTCATTCATAGGCTGTATGGTGCAATTACTAGTCTATGGGGCTTTTATAACAAGTGATTGCTACATCCTGGCTGCGATGGCAGTGGACCGTTACGTGGCCATCTGTAACCCTCTCCACTATCCAGCAGTCATGTCCTGGAGGGCCTGCATTCAACTCTTGATTGGTTCATACTTCATGGGCTTCCTAAACGCTTGTGTAAATGTAAGTTTTACTTTCTCACTGAACTTTTGCAAATCCAATGAAATTAACCACTTTTTCTGTGATGCACCCCCAATTCTGGCCCTCTCATGCTCCAATATTTATTTCAACGTCATGGTACTAGCAGCCTTTGTGGGGTTTAACTTGACATTCACCGTGTCAGTCGTCATCTTTTCCTACATAATTATCCTGAGCGCCATCCTGAAGATCTCTTCTGCTGCAAGGAGGAAGAAAGCCTTCTCCACGTGCGCCTCCCACCTGACAGCTGTCACCATCTTCTGTGGGACGCTCTCTTACATGTATCTGCACCATCACACCACAGGGTCTCAAGAGCAAGAAAAAATGGCTGCTGTGTTTTATGGGGTTATGATCCCCATGTTAAACCCCCtcatctacagcctgaggaaccAAGATGTGAGAGAAGCCCTGAAAGGGATATGA